One genomic window of Patescibacteria group bacterium includes the following:
- a CDS encoding P-II family nitrogen regulator, with the protein MKKIEAIIRPFKMEHVQEALDLCELHGFTITEVKGLGKQKGNPEIFRGQEYTSQFVPKFKVELVLSDAKCAEAVAAIIAAAKTGKIGDGKIFVSKIDEAIRIRTEETGDAAV; encoded by the coding sequence ATGAAAAAAATCGAAGCGATTATCCGGCCATTCAAAATGGAGCATGTCCAGGAAGCTCTGGATCTCTGTGAGCTTCACGGTTTCACTATCACTGAAGTGAAGGGCCTAGGTAAGCAAAAAGGTAACCCAGAAATTTTTCGCGGGCAGGAATACACTTCGCAGTTTGTCCCCAAGTTCAAGGTAGAGCTCGTGCTCTCCGATGCAAAATGTGCCGAAGCGGTTGCCGCTATTATCGCCGCCGCCAAAACCGGTAAAATCGGTGACGGCAAGATTTTTGTTTCCAAGATCGATGAGGCCATTCGCATTCGCACAGAGGAAACAGGTGACGCCGCGGTGTAG
- a CDS encoding immunoglobulin-like domain-containing protein — protein AVQELNLKVENLISQGLTNVKNLVLDSISAATGKFGRVETRTLCLDDVCVNKDQLQALLQNSNLSAAPAAGAASSTPTSDVTPPVITLTGDNPAEIGTGSSYIDLGATVTDNLSQNITPDLFENTVDTTTAGTYHVIYTAHDAAMNIATSTRSVIVTNLFVTATSTQPVATSTATE, from the coding sequence GCGGTGCAGGAGTTGAACTTGAAAGTGGAAAATCTCATTTCTCAAGGCTTGACCAATGTTAAAAATCTAGTGCTCGATTCCATCTCTGCTGCCACAGGGAAGTTTGGGAGGGTGGAGACGAGAACGCTGTGTCTCGATGATGTCTGTGTTAATAAGGATCAGTTGCAGGCATTGCTACAAAATAGTAATCTTTCAGCCGCGCCCGCAGCGGGCGCGGCCTCCTCGACCCCAACTTCCGACGTTACTCCACCGGTAATCACTTTGACCGGCGACAACCCTGCAGAAATCGGCACCGGCTCAAGCTACATTGACCTCGGCGCCACCGTCACCGACAACCTCTCTCAAAACATCACCCCCGACCTCTTTGAAAACACCGTCGACACCACCACCGCAGGAACCTACCACGTTATTTACACCGCACACGATGCCGCAATGAACATCGCCACATCTACTCGAAGTGTTATTGTTACCAATCTTTTCGTAACCGCAACCTCAACTCAACCGGTGGCGACGAGTACGGCGACGGAATAA